One window of Trifolium pratense cultivar HEN17-A07 linkage group LG5, ARS_RC_1.1, whole genome shotgun sequence genomic DNA carries:
- the LOC123883607 gene encoding uncharacterized protein LOC123883607 isoform X15 produces the protein MASILCDLVKKYVDKLIDGAIAEARYVFCFTCIVKKFEEERTTLEPQRITIEQRVKDARERDKDIKAIVGSWEKDIDELNQVDTKTKQTCFFGFCPNCIWRYKKGKELSNNLEKIKQLKGEKFENIELPRPVPGVERYSSKDYISFESRESKYKELLDALKDDNNYITGLQGMGGTGKTTMAKEVGKELKQSEIFAYVVDTTVSFTPDIKKIQDDIAGSLRLEWGGCNEPDRPKKLWSRLTNGDKILVILDDVWDRGLPLDFDAIGIPKQDTHKGCRVLVTSRNQETFNNMDCDKIIELGLLSEEEAWIMFKMYAKISDSTSQKLIDKGRKIAKECKRLPVAISVIASSLKGHQHREHKWDVTLKSLKKPVSMHGVDDDKVGIYNLLKISYDNLKDEKAKGLFLLCSVFREDEENSIEVITRLCIGVGLLGEDYGSYDDARNLVVLAKDKLVDSCLLLEGGEKCLKLHDLVREAAQWIANKEIQCVKLFDEKQKSLVEKQTNIKYLLCEGKCKDLFSLEFDRLKLETLIVKVDREEEDKCIKVPDSFFENVIRLRVLNFSGIHFSQSLSLPPAIQLLTNIRSMSFDHVDLGDISILGKLQRLETLDLDTCKVNELPNQITELKKFKLLKLEDCEIRMNNPFEVIERCSSLEELYFKYSFNEFCKEIALPELKRYHIHGRSSFYSEGQSRFSKYVVFRGDEKCQFSKGTLKYCMQTAEALFLEGIKGEWRNLMPEIFPLEHGMNDLVELHLDRISQLRCLIDTIGSHVPILSNLVVLELENMENLEQLFNGKLNLCNLKRITLKNCPMLISILPFLSAKDLPALEAIRIRKCDGLQYVFGQSQHVELVSLTELELSELPNFIGIFEECVKGSSSTSKAQIQLDPMRDRDQPHDCSVASESNSYGLNIWERLGIQSKILCNIKEIVLTHFPKMKSVFILSIDLIMQLETLRIEKCDELKHIIIDTGYHNIGGNICVNVFPKLKKLYVEDCAQLEYIFGHDTSDHQNDMGIQLHLPELRYLHLASLPSLIAMCPKQYRITYPCLKYLCIWKCSQDNTIIKELSGNIDLFLTLETLDVFNSNVESIFSLNEIDEQQLDLALRYITLIDLPMMTCLFVGPKNSFSLKNLTRITIMRCDKLKIAFSTSILRFLPQLRILRIEECNELEHIIEDDLENKNNSTTCFPKLELLTVRKCNKLKFVFSSSMLRVLPMLLYLTIEECKELEHIIEDDLENKNNSTTCFPKLKSLAVRNCNKLKFVFSTSVLRVLPQLRDLTIEDCKELEHIIEDDLENKNNSTTCFPKLQALLIIKCNKLKFVFPFSVCKEVPELTFLMITEANELEKIFKSEDDQKVDIPNLNVLVFDMLPSLCCAQGNQFQAVKNRFVRDCHQLKLTSASTTNTFIEIEKLCYIIDYDLQEKVVDLFKQGTTKDFDTESKLASVEIVENAGIEQLPSAKITEDFELPVDQGDPSQKVEDLAILPTNSKKLQNEQSLGETDTTVQSSQLEGSTSEKTAVATVSSISRTKNEPPMQVVTSKQKGIEIEGTSKTNNDQASLNGDALMKVNSYVEEQFSKDDEIIVSKSEPSPSITSSVASKGDPSQKLEDLAILPTNSKELLNEKSLGETDTIIKPSQLDGSTSEKTAVATMSTISGTKNEPPIQVVASKQKGIEVEIEGVSKTNNDQVSPNGDALMKVNSNVEEQFSKDDELIVSKSKPSSPMPSMPSKGNPSQKVELSSSLLVKRELDELVSKNHLKYKNLSLLSDFLVANPSVCLKDTSLSNRYKGCAYKSLAKLLKFLKTHSLLEVSGSSHSEFVELLQDARSFAFDKEWLDGVERRALFPEIQVFPDAMEKLLDSKKKITKNVEDLKHQLTSSEADLESIIQQEAILSAPIGY, from the exons ATGGCAAGTATCCTCTGTGATTTGGTGAAGAAATATGTGGACAAATTGATTGATGGCGCAATAGCAGAAGCACGTTATGTATTTTGCTTTACATGCATTGTTaagaaatttgaagaagaaagaactaCGTTGGAACCACAAAGGATAACTATCGAGCAACGTGTCAAAGATGCAAGAGAAAGAGATAAAGATATTAAAGCTATAGTTGGTTCTTGGGAAAAAGATATTGATGAGCTCAATCAAGTggacacaaaaacaaaacaaacatgtttttttggattttgtccTAATTGTATCTGGCGATATAAAAAGGGAAAGGAGTTATCAAATAACTTGGAGAAGATCAAACAACTAAAGGGagagaaatttgaaaatattgaacTTCCTCGCCCTGTTCCAGGTGTTGAACGCTATTCATCCAAAGATTACATTTCTTTTGAAAGTAGAGAGTCAAAATACAAAGAACTGTTGGATGCATTAAAAGATGACAATAACTATATAACCGGATTGCAAGGGATGGGGGGCACCGGAAAGACAACAATGGCCAAAGAAGTGGGTAAAGAGTTAAAGCAATCTGAAATATTTGCTTATGTCGTTGATACGACCGTGTCATTTACTcctgatataaaaaaaattcaagatgaTATTGCTGGATCTTTAAGACTGGAATGGGGGGGTTGTAATGAACCAGACCGACCCAAAAAACTATGGAGTAGATTAACAAATGGTGACAAAATTCTTGTGATACTGGATGATGTGTGGGATCGAGGCCTGCCTCTTGATTTTGATGCAATAGGAATTCCAAAACAAGACACACACAAAGGTTGTAGAGTTCTTGTAACCTCGCGTAATCAAGAAACTTTCAACAACATGGACTGTGATAAGATAATTGAATTGGGTCTTTTATCAGAAGAAGAAGCGTGGATCATGTTCAAAATGTATGCCAAGATAAGTGATAGCACCTCTCAAAAATTGATCGATAAGGGACGTAAAATTGCAAAGGAATGCAAACGATTACCTGTTGCAATTTCAGTTATCGCCAGTAGCTTAAAGGGCCACCAACATCGAGAGCACAAATGGGATGTGACATTGAAATCCTTGAAGAAGCCTGTATCCATGCATGGTGTTGATGATGATAAGGTTGGAATTTATAACTTGTTGAAGATTAGCTATGATAATTTGAAGGATGAAAAAGCCAAGGGGTTGTTTCTCTTATGTTCGGTTTTccgagaagatgaagaaaattctATTGAAGTTATAACAAGACTTTGCATAGGTGTGGGCCTTTTGGGGGAAGATTATGGTAGCTACGATGATGCTCGAAACCTAGTAGTTCTAGCCAAAGACAAGCTCGTAGATTCTTGTTTGTTGTTGGAGGGCGGTGAAAAATGTCTAAAACTGCATGATTTGGTCCGAGAAGCAGCTCAATGGATAGCGAACAAAGAGATTCAATGTGTAAAATTGTTTGATGAAAAGCAAAAGTCATTGGTTGAAAAGCAgacaaatatcaaatatttattATGTGAAGGGAAGTGCAAGGATTTATTTTCCTTGGAATTTGATAGATTGAAACTTGAGACTTTAATTGTCAAGGTGGATAGAGAAGAAGAGGATAAATGTATAAAAGTACCAGATTCTTTCTTTGAAAATGTTATCAGGCTCcgtgttttgaatttttcagGCATTCATTTCAGCCAATCTTTATCATTACCACCTGCAATTCAGTTATTGACAAATATTCGATCTATGTCGTTTGATCATGTTGATTTAGGTGATATCTCTATTTTGGGAAAACTACAGAGACTTGAGACTCTTGATTTGGATACATGCAAAGTCAATGAATTGCCAAACCAAATTACAGAACTGAAGAAGTTTAAATTGTTGAAATTGGAAGATTGTGAAATAAGAATGAATAATCCATTTGAAGTTATTGAAAGATGCTCATCACTTGAAGAGTTGTATTTCAAATATAGtttcaatgaattttgtaaGGAAATAGCCTTACCTGAGTTGAAAAGATATCATATCCATGGTAGAAGTTCCTTTTATTCGGAAGGACAATCCAGGTTTTCCAAATATGTTGTGTTTCGTGGTGATGAAAAGTGTCAATTTTCAAAAGGAACACTCAAGTACTGCATGCAAACAGCAGAGGCTCTTTTTCTAGAAGGAATTAAGGGGGAATGGAGAAATCTCATGCCTGAGATTTTTCCTTTAGAACACGGTATGAATGATCTTGTTGAACTTCATTTGGATCGGATTTCACAACTACGGTGCCTCATTGACACCATTGGTTCTCATGTACCGATCTTGTCCAACTTGGTTGTACTAGAACTGGAAAACATGGAAAATTTGGAACAACTATTCAATGGTAAGCTAAACCTCTGCAATCTAAAGAGAATCACACTTAAGAATTGCCCTATGTTAATTTCTATACTACCTTTCCTCTCTGCTAAAGACCTTCCAGCACTAGAAGCTATCAGAATAAGAAAATGTGATGGATTGCAATATGTGTTTGGTCAATCTCAACATGTTGAACTGGTTTCACTAACTGAATTGGAGCTCTCTGAATTACCAAACTTCATTGGTATTTTTGAAGAATGTGTGAAGGGATCATCTTCCACTTCCAAAGCACAAATACAATTGGATCCTATGCGTGATAGGGATCAACCGCATGACTGCTCAGTGGCATCG GAATCAAATTCATATGGCCTTAACATATGGGAACGTCTTGGAATACAATCAAAGATCCTCTGCAATATTAAAGAGATTGTGCTGACTCATTTTCCGAAGATGAAATCAGTATTTATCCTATCTATTGATCTAATAATGCAGTTGGAAACTTTGAGAATTGAGAAATGTGATGAACTGAAGCACATAATAATAGATACTGGATATCATAACATTGGTGGCAACATCTGTGTCAATGTCTTCCCAAAATTGAAAAAGCTCTATGTTGAAGATTGTGCTCAATTGGAATACATATTTGGACATGACACTAGTGATCATCAAAACGATATGGGGATTCAGCTTCATCTTCCGGAATTGAGATATCTCCATCTTGCCAGTCTGCCAAGTTTGATCGCCATGTGTCCCAAACAATATCGAATAACATATCCTTGTTTGAAATATCTTTGTATCTGGAAATGTTCCCAGGATAATACAATCATTAAG GAATTGAGTGGGAACATTGATCTTTTTCTCACTTTGGAAACACTCGACGTATTCAATTCCAATGTAGAAAGTATATTTTCCCTGAATGAAATTGATGAACAGCAACTGGACTTAGCTTTGCGATACATTACCTTGATTGATCTGCCTATGATGACTTGTCTTTTTGTGGGTCCCAAAAATTCATTTTCCCTCAAAAACCTTACACGCATAACAATCATGCGATGTGacaaattgaaaattgcatTCTCCACTTCCATTTTAAGATTTCTACCACAGTTGCGTATTTTAAGAATAGAAGAATGCAACGAGTTGGAACATATTATTGAAGATGATTTGGAGaataaaaacaattcaacaacaTGCTTCCCAAAGCTAGAACTTCTTACTGTTAGAAAGTGCAACAAgttgaaatttgttttctcCTCTTCCATGTTAAGAGTTCTACCAATGTTGCTTTATTTAACAATAGAAGAATGCAAAGAGTTGGAACATATTATTGAAGATGATTTGGAGaataaaaacaattcaacaacaTGCTTCCCAAAGCTAAAAAGTCTTGCTGTTAGAAATTGCAACAAgttgaaatttgttttctcCACTTCCGTGTTAAGAGTTCTACCACAGTTGCGTGATTTAACAATAGAAGATTGCAAAGAGTTGGAACATATTATTGAAGATGATTTGGAGAATAAAAACAATTCAACTACATGCTTCCCAAAGCTACAAGCACTTCTTATTATAAAGTGCAACAAGTTGAAATTTGTCTTTCCATTCTCTGTATGTAAAGAGGTTCCCGAGCTAACTTTTCTGATGATAACAGAAGCAAATGAGTTAGAGAAAATATTCAAAAGTGAAGATGATCAGAAAGTTGATATTCCAAATCTAAATGTTTTAGTATTTGATATGCTGCCAAGCCTCTGTTGTGCTCAGGGAAATCAATTCCAGGCTGTAAAAAATCGCTTCGTGCGGGATTGTCATCAACTCAAACTGACTTCAGCATCAACAACCAACACCTTCATAGAAATTGAAAAGTTATGTTACATCATAG ATTATGATTTGCAGGAGAAAGTGGTAGATCTATTTAAACAGGGAACCACCAAAGATTTTGATACCGAGTCGAAGTTAGCAAGTgttgaaattgttgaaaatGCTGGGATTGAACAACTGCCAAGTGCAAAAATCACTGAAGATTTTGAACTACCAGTTGATCAag GGGATCCTTCTCAAAAAGTAGAAGATTTAGCAATACTACCAACAAACTCAAAA AAGTTGCAGAATGAACAATCACTTGGAGAAACTGATACTACAGTCCAATCTTCTCaa TTGGAGGGATCAACATCAGAAAAAACAGCAGTTGCAACTGTGTCTTCCATttcaagaacaaagaatgaGCCACCAATGCAAGTAGTTACGTCTAAACAAAAG GGTATTGAGATAGAAGGAACTTCTAAGACTAATAATGATCAAG CTTCTCTAAATGGCGATGCTTTGATGAAAGTAAACTCATATGTTGAGGAACAATTTTCTAAGGATGATGAAATAATAGTTTCCAAATCTGAACCCTCTCCGAGCATCACATCTTCTGTTGCATCTAAAG GGGATCCTTCTCAAAAATTAGAAGATTTAGCAATACTACCAACAAATTCAAAA GAGTTGCTGAATGAAAAATCACTTGGGGAAACTGATACTATCATCAAACCTTCTCAA TTGGATGGATCAACATCAGAAAAAACAGCAGTTGCAACTATGTCCACCATTTCAGGAACAAAGAATGAGCCACCTATACAAGTGGTTGCTTCTAAACAAAAG GGTATTGAGGTTGAGATAGAAGGAGTTTCTAAGACTAATAATGATCAAG TTTCTCCAAATGGCGATGCTTTGATGAAAGTAAACTCAAATGTTGAGGAACAGTTTTCTAAGGATGATGAACTAATAGTTTCCAAATCTAAACCCTCATCTCCAATGCCTTCAATGCCTTCTAAAG GCAACCCTTCTCAAAAAGTAGAATTAAGTTCTTCTTTGCTTGTTAAGAGGGAGCTTGATGAGCTGGTCTCCAAGAATCATTTGAAGTATAAGAACTTGTCTTTGTTATCTGATTTTCTTGTTGCCAATCCATCTGTTTGTTTAAAGGACACTTCACTTAGTAATAGATACAAGGGATGTGCCTACAAATCACTAGCTAAGCTATTGAAATTCCTCAAAACCCATAGTTTGCTAGAAGTATCAGGCTCAAGCCACTCTGAATTTGTGGAGCTATTACAAGATGCGCGCAGCTTTGCTTTTGATAAGGAATGGTTGGATGGTGTTGAGAGGCGCGCTTTATTTCCTGAAATACAAGTATTTCCAGATGCCATGGAAAAGTTATTGGATTCTAAGAAAAAGATTACCAAGAATGTGGAAGATCTTAAGCATCAATTGACATCCTCTGAAGCTGATTTGGAGAGTATCATTCAACAAGAGGCAATTTTAAGTGCCCCTATTGGTTATTAG